Part of the Lebetimonas natsushimae genome is shown below.
TGTCCCGAGGCTTTTGCTCTTCCGACCCCAAGACCGGCTGCCAGATTTATAGGGGATAGAATTATTGATATAAACGGGGTTGATAAAACAGATGCATTTTTGAAAGGGGCAAAAGAGGCTCTCAGGATTTGCAAGGAAGAAGGGATTAAAATTTTTATAGGTAAAGAAAAATCCCCTAGCTGCGGAATTAAAAAAACAAGTGCTTATATAAACGGTTGTGAGTGTAAGTGTGATGCATTCGGGCTTACAAGTAAAATT
Proteins encoded:
- a CDS encoding DUF523 domain-containing protein; the protein is MQKKKCNMKKKAMISKCMLGFPCRYDGKSKPLEKEKLDKLKKEYELIPFCPEAFALPTPRPAARFIGDRIIDINGVDKTDAFLKGAKEALRICKEEGIKIFIGKEKSPSCGIKKTSAYINGCECKCDAFGLTSKILKENGLKLISEWEI